The following proteins come from a genomic window of Minwuia thermotolerans:
- a CDS encoding NAD(P)-dependent oxidoreductase, protein MPSGRWRIHRRKRKRRSDRESRSLRIGVAGCGAMGRPMAEALIAAGFDVMGYDVRPLSEFDDFGLRMTGDPAELPGRCGAVISVVRDAAQTRELLAAMGGLPPILVLSSTLSPRFVRTLRDELPAATALVDAPMSGAPYRARSATLTFMVGGPDDAVRQLMPAFRAMGEEIHVLGATGAGAAAKVLNNFVAAAGVAAVRTVLAQAGALGLPPERLLRVMRSSSGGTWYGDNLERIDWAAETYDPANTIGILEKDVTAYLDAVAGDRPADGLTEAVLERLRGLPALPDLDDQGRV, encoded by the coding sequence TTGCCATCCGGCAGATGGAGGATCCACCGTCGGAAACGGAAGCGGCGATCGGACCGTGAGAGCAGGAGCTTGAGAATCGGCGTCGCCGGCTGCGGCGCCATGGGCCGGCCGATGGCGGAGGCGCTGATCGCCGCCGGCTTCGACGTCATGGGCTACGACGTCCGGCCCCTTTCGGAGTTCGACGATTTCGGCCTGCGCATGACGGGCGATCCAGCGGAACTGCCAGGGCGCTGCGGTGCCGTGATCTCGGTCGTGCGCGACGCGGCCCAGACCCGGGAATTGCTGGCGGCGATGGGCGGGCTGCCGCCGATTCTTGTGCTCTCGTCCACCCTCTCACCCCGTTTTGTCCGGACGCTCCGTGACGAACTGCCGGCGGCCACAGCGCTGGTGGACGCGCCCATGTCCGGCGCGCCGTACCGGGCGCGGTCGGCGACGCTCACCTTCATGGTCGGCGGCCCGGATGACGCGGTGAGGCAACTGATGCCCGCCTTCCGGGCCATGGGCGAGGAAATCCACGTGCTGGGAGCGACCGGCGCGGGCGCGGCGGCCAAGGTGCTGAACAATTTCGTCGCCGCGGCGGGCGTCGCCGCGGTGCGCACGGTACTGGCGCAGGCCGGGGCTCTCGGCCTGCCGCCGGAACGCCTGCTCCGGGTCATGCGCTCCAGTTCCGGCGGCACCTGGTATGGCGACAACCTGGAACGGATCGACTGGGCGGCGGAAACCTACGATCCCGCCAATACCATCGGCATCCTGGAAAAGGACGTCACTGCCTATCTCGACGCGGTCGCCGGAGACAGGCCGGCGGACGGCCTGACGGAAGCGGTGCTGGAAAGACTGCGCGGCCTGCCGGCGTTGCCCGACCTGGACGATCAGGGACGGGTGTAG
- a CDS encoding succinylglutamate desuccinylase/aspartoacylase domain-containing protein, whose translation MTPMLQNRESAGPDEAMEKQAARADLMPIDLSGLRRGNTGIDYAHRFDSGRPGPEVLVAAVVHGNELCGVHALVRALATEPRPERGALTFCFCNVAAYLGFDPAAPARARFVDEDFNRLWDAETLDSPRRSSELDRARRIRPLIEQADQLLDLHSMQTGGEPLMLAGTAERGRELAIRVGFPRIVVADPGHAAGRRMRDFGGFGAAHGTRTALLAECGQHRDPAAADNATEVLARFLAATGTLRPEAARRICDWPERPAPRVIEVTDRVTIRGQSFRFVGNPENLDMIEKAGTVIGHDGGRPVETPYDNCVLIMPSRRLATGQTAVRLGRYVA comes from the coding sequence ATGACGCCGATGCTACAGAACCGTGAATCAGCCGGACCGGACGAGGCGATGGAAAAACAGGCCGCACGCGCAGATCTGATGCCGATCGACCTTTCCGGTCTGCGCCGCGGCAATACCGGTATCGACTATGCGCACCGTTTCGACAGCGGCCGTCCGGGCCCCGAGGTCCTGGTAGCTGCCGTCGTTCACGGCAACGAACTGTGCGGCGTGCATGCGCTGGTCCGGGCCCTGGCGACAGAACCGCGTCCCGAGCGCGGCGCATTGACGTTCTGCTTCTGCAATGTCGCCGCCTATCTGGGGTTCGACCCCGCTGCGCCCGCCCGGGCGCGTTTCGTCGACGAGGATTTCAACCGGCTGTGGGACGCGGAAACGCTGGACAGCCCGCGGCGGTCCAGCGAACTCGACCGCGCCCGGCGGATCAGACCGCTGATCGAGCAGGCCGATCAGCTGCTGGATCTGCATTCGATGCAGACGGGCGGCGAACCGCTGATGCTCGCAGGGACCGCTGAGCGGGGACGGGAGCTCGCCATCCGCGTCGGGTTTCCACGCATCGTTGTCGCCGACCCGGGCCACGCCGCCGGCCGGCGAATGCGGGATTTCGGTGGTTTCGGCGCTGCGCACGGAACGCGCACGGCGTTGCTGGCCGAATGCGGTCAGCACCGCGATCCGGCCGCTGCGGACAACGCGACCGAGGTGCTGGCGCGCTTCCTGGCCGCCACTGGAACGTTGCGTCCGGAGGCGGCCCGGCGGATCTGCGACTGGCCGGAGCGGCCCGCTCCGCGTGTCATCGAAGTGACCGACCGGGTGACGATCCGCGGTCAGAGTTTCCGCTTCGTCGGCAATCCCGAGAATCTCGACATGATCGAAAAGGCCGGCACCGTGATCGGTCACGACGGCGGACGGCCGGTCGAGACGCCCTACGACAATTGCGTGCTGATCATGCCCTCCAGACGGTTGGCCACCGGCCAGACCGCGGTCCGGCTGGGACGGTATGTGGCTTGA
- a CDS encoding acyl-CoA carboxylase subunit beta, whose translation MSWQERIDEIQRRRELAAEQGGAEAVGRQHAKGRLTLRERIGRLLDEGSFAELGRTAGVSEPVEDGGKPGFTPANFILGFGRVEGRTCVVGGEDFTVRGGSPTPAGLRKSVYAEDVALRYRVPLIRLHEGGGGSVTGSGGKGASGPVGSSVGEPHRFLSVAQTLGTVPVAAAALGPVAGLPAARLVASHFSVMTKETAQVLIAGPAVVERALGVSVTKEELGGPQVHLKSGAVDNLADDEDDAFRQIRRFLSYLPPNVDHLPPVADCDDPVDRCEDALADIVPTDRRRAYDQRKLIEMVVDRGSFFETGRQYGPGQIVGLARLNGQPVGVFGNDCRFYAGAMTADGARKARRFMEFCETFHLPVVAFVDEPGFMIGPDSEKAGTIRPGTAAVLAAASCEVPWCSVVIKKSFGVAAAAHYGNHAHVLAWPSAESGPLPVEGGVAVAFGREIAAAADPEALRADLERKMAERQSPFSRAESFAYHDLIDPRETRPRLCQWLELNRHRIEALPKAGPRRFYTRP comes from the coding sequence GTGAGCTGGCAGGAACGCATCGACGAGATTCAAAGGCGGCGCGAACTGGCAGCGGAGCAGGGCGGGGCCGAGGCCGTCGGGCGCCAGCACGCCAAGGGCCGGCTGACCCTCAGGGAGCGGATCGGGCGGCTGCTGGACGAGGGCAGTTTCGCCGAACTGGGCCGGACGGCCGGCGTCTCCGAACCTGTGGAAGACGGCGGGAAGCCCGGTTTCACTCCGGCCAACTTCATCCTCGGCTTCGGCCGCGTCGAAGGCCGGACCTGCGTCGTCGGCGGCGAGGATTTCACCGTGCGCGGCGGCTCGCCCACGCCTGCCGGGCTGCGCAAGTCGGTCTATGCCGAGGACGTGGCGCTGCGCTATCGCGTTCCGCTGATCCGCCTGCATGAAGGCGGCGGCGGTTCGGTCACCGGTTCCGGCGGCAAGGGCGCCTCGGGTCCTGTGGGTTCTTCTGTGGGGGAGCCGCATCGCTTCCTGTCGGTGGCGCAGACGCTGGGCACCGTACCGGTGGCCGCCGCGGCGCTGGGCCCCGTCGCCGGCCTGCCGGCGGCGCGGCTGGTGGCCAGCCATTTCAGCGTCATGACGAAGGAGACGGCCCAGGTCCTGATCGCCGGTCCGGCGGTGGTGGAGCGCGCCCTGGGCGTTTCCGTGACCAAGGAGGAGCTGGGCGGGCCGCAGGTACACCTTAAGAGCGGCGCGGTTGACAATCTTGCTGACGACGAGGACGACGCCTTCCGCCAGATCCGCCGCTTCCTCAGCTACCTGCCGCCCAATGTCGACCATCTGCCGCCGGTCGCCGATTGCGACGATCCGGTCGACCGTTGCGAGGATGCGCTGGCCGATATCGTGCCGACGGACCGTCGCCGCGCCTACGACCAGCGCAAGCTCATCGAGATGGTGGTCGACCGCGGCAGCTTCTTCGAGACCGGCCGGCAGTACGGGCCGGGTCAGATTGTCGGCCTGGCGCGTCTGAACGGTCAGCCCGTCGGCGTGTTCGGCAATGACTGCCGCTTCTACGCGGGCGCGATGACTGCCGACGGCGCACGCAAGGCCCGGCGTTTCATGGAGTTCTGCGAGACCTTCCACCTGCCGGTCGTCGCCTTCGTGGACGAACCCGGCTTCATGATCGGGCCGGATTCCGAGAAGGCCGGCACCATCCGGCCGGGAACGGCGGCGGTGCTGGCCGCGGCGAGCTGCGAGGTGCCGTGGTGTTCGGTGGTGATCAAGAAGAGCTTCGGTGTCGCCGCGGCGGCGCATTACGGCAATCACGCCCATGTCCTGGCCTGGCCGTCGGCCGAGTCGGGGCCGCTGCCCGTCGAGGGCGGTGTCGCCGTCGCCTTTGGCCGTGAGATCGCCGCCGCCGCCGACCCGGAGGCGCTGCGCGCGGACCTGGAGCGGAAGATGGCGGAGCGCCAGTCGCCGTTCTCCCGCGCCGAGAGCTTCGCCTATCACGACCTCATCGACCCGCGGGAGACGCGGCCCCGGCTCTGTCAGTGGCTGGAACTGAACAGACACCGCATCGAGGCCCTGCCCAAGGCCGGGCCGCGGCGCTTCTACACCCGTCCCTGA
- a CDS encoding MucR family transcriptional regulator — MNANAAEGGAPTHQDLLEMTAEVAAAYVSNNVVPSDELPELISRIHAALASAGTAVEEPEPENQKPAVSIRRSITPDYLICLEDGKKLKMLKRYLRTNFDMSPEEYRAKWNLPSDYPMVAPNYAKKRAEMAKAIGLGRGGRRRAKA; from the coding sequence ATGAACGCGAATGCAGCGGAAGGTGGGGCTCCGACCCATCAGGATTTGCTGGAGATGACGGCGGAAGTCGCTGCGGCCTATGTCTCCAACAACGTCGTTCCTTCCGATGAACTGCCGGAGCTGATCAGCCGTATTCATGCGGCCTTGGCCTCCGCCGGCACCGCGGTGGAGGAGCCGGAACCGGAAAACCAGAAGCCGGCGGTCAGCATTCGGCGTTCGATCACGCCCGACTACCTGATCTGTCTGGAAGACGGCAAGAAGCTGAAGATGCTGAAGCGCTATCTGCGCACCAACTTCGACATGTCGCCCGAAGAATACCGGGCGAAGTGGAACCTGCCGTCCGACTACCCGATGGTGGCGCCGAACTACGCCAAGAAGCGCGCCGAGATGGCCAAGGCGATCGGCCTCGGCCGGGGCGGACGCCGCCGCGCCAAGGCCTGA
- a CDS encoding NAD(P)/FAD-dependent oxidoreductase, producing MSARRRARLRPAEDLKFEPYWWRERDRSPPPEPDLPERVDVAIVGGGYTGLSAALTLARAGASVVVFDAEDPGDGASSRNGGMFGDRLKPGYGGLARRFGEARAVAMLDEASASVDFIERLVIDNEIACDFARMGRFYPAVTRAHYESMAASLEAEKAARPVQAEMVPADEQSQFIGSRFYAGGRLHHDTGGLHPAKFHDGLLAAARGAGALIAGRTAVLGLEETDSAMVLETSLGFITAETVLICTNGYTGPLTPEHQARVVPVTSAIVATDELDPDLVRRLIPGGRMIADSFNLLNYYRPSPDGRRILLGSRPGVGVGGGRKLADHLGRRLGEIFPELDGVSLTHCWWGKVAFSFDGLPKIGLEGRIGHAMCYAGSGVAMSNWMGHKLAQKALGDLAGRSAFDDVEFPERFFYGGRPWFLGPAMAWYGFRDSLSRLRHGR from the coding sequence TTGAGCGCCCGTCGCCGCGCCCGGCTTCGTCCGGCGGAAGACCTGAAATTCGAGCCCTATTGGTGGCGCGAGCGGGACCGGTCCCCGCCGCCCGAGCCTGATCTGCCCGAGCGTGTGGACGTGGCCATCGTCGGCGGCGGCTATACCGGCCTTTCGGCCGCGCTGACCCTGGCGCGCGCCGGCGCCAGTGTGGTCGTCTTCGATGCCGAGGATCCCGGCGACGGCGCGAGTTCGCGCAATGGCGGCATGTTCGGCGATCGGCTGAAACCGGGCTATGGCGGCCTTGCCCGACGTTTCGGTGAGGCGCGCGCGGTCGCCATGCTCGACGAGGCCTCCGCCTCCGTGGATTTCATCGAACGGCTGGTGATCGACAATGAGATCGCGTGCGATTTCGCGCGCATGGGCCGCTTCTATCCGGCGGTGACGCGGGCGCACTACGAGAGCATGGCGGCCAGCCTGGAGGCAGAGAAGGCGGCACGGCCGGTGCAGGCGGAGATGGTGCCCGCAGACGAGCAGAGCCAGTTCATCGGCTCCCGTTTCTACGCCGGCGGGCGACTGCATCACGACACAGGCGGTCTGCATCCGGCGAAATTCCACGACGGGCTGCTGGCCGCCGCCCGCGGCGCCGGCGCGCTGATCGCGGGCCGCACCGCGGTGCTGGGCCTGGAGGAAACCGACAGCGCCATGGTGCTGGAAACCAGCCTGGGCTTCATCACGGCGGAGACGGTGCTGATCTGTACCAACGGCTATACCGGCCCGCTGACGCCCGAGCATCAGGCCCGCGTGGTGCCGGTGACCTCGGCGATCGTGGCCACGGACGAACTCGACCCCGACCTGGTGCGGCGGCTGATTCCGGGCGGGCGGATGATCGCCGACAGTTTCAACCTGCTGAACTACTACCGCCCCTCGCCCGACGGACGACGCATCCTGCTGGGCAGCCGGCCGGGCGTCGGCGTCGGCGGCGGGCGAAAGCTGGCTGACCATCTCGGCCGCCGCCTGGGCGAGATCTTTCCGGAACTTGACGGCGTCTCGCTGACCCATTGCTGGTGGGGCAAGGTCGCCTTCAGCTTCGACGGTCTGCCGAAGATCGGGCTCGAGGGCCGCATCGGCCATGCCATGTGCTACGCAGGGTCCGGCGTCGCCATGTCCAACTGGATGGGCCACAAGCTGGCGCAGAAGGCGCTGGGCGACCTGGCCGGTCGAAGCGCCTTCGACGACGTCGAGTTTCCCGAACGCTTCTTCTACGGCGGACGGCCCTGGTTCCTGGGCCCCGCAATGGCCTGGTACGGTTTCCGGGATTCACTGAGCCGCCTGCGTCACGGCCGATGA
- a CDS encoding class I SAM-dependent methyltransferase, whose product MPPASSWVMRHLDFVPAGGAVLDLAAGSGRHVRLCRRAGLAVVAVDRDTAGLNAFADDGGVEILAADLEAAAWPLAGRRFGGVIVTNYLWRPLLPEIVAAVAPGGVLIYETFAAGNEAFGRPRNPDFLLRPNELLEAVGAELEVLEYRHGFEPGPPSAVRQKIAARRPDMDRP is encoded by the coding sequence ATGCCCCCGGCCAGTTCTTGGGTGATGCGTCATCTCGACTTCGTGCCGGCGGGCGGGGCCGTGCTGGATCTGGCCGCGGGGTCGGGACGGCATGTCCGGCTTTGCCGCCGGGCCGGCCTGGCGGTGGTCGCGGTGGATCGTGATACGGCCGGGCTGAACGCCTTCGCGGACGACGGCGGGGTGGAGATCTTGGCTGCGGACCTGGAGGCGGCAGCCTGGCCCCTGGCGGGCCGGCGATTCGGCGGTGTCATCGTCACCAATTATCTCTGGCGGCCTCTGCTGCCGGAGATCGTCGCCGCCGTGGCACCGGGCGGTGTGCTGATCTACGAGACCTTCGCCGCCGGCAACGAGGCCTTCGGCCGGCCCCGCAATCCGGATTTCCTTCTGCGGCCCAACGAGTTGCTGGAGGCTGTCGGCGCGGAGCTGGAAGTCCTCGAGTACCGGCACGGCTTCGAGCCGGGTCCGCCGTCGGCCGTCCGCCAGAAGATTGCGGCCCGGCGTCCGGACATGGACCGGCCATGA
- a CDS encoding AbrB family transcriptional regulator, which yields MIGERLASVDWRGHAVALGVGASGGALFFWLQMPLAWMLGSMIFVSAAAIGGLRPALDRRFRSVMVSILGVFLGSAFSPEVADRMGQWAAALAILAGFVVIGSLLSYVFLRRVGGFDPITAYFSSTPGGLGEMVLASEEMGGDSRKVSLVHTIRVISIILIIPFWFRLVLGADVPSIMPETPGVDAAPVDWLILVACAALGWPLASLCRVPAAALVGPMILSALVHLLGLTAVTPPPVPVAAAQLVLGAAVGSRFVGTAFSMIWRVARLALGTSVLLLGLAVLITLASADMIGIRPEAMILVLAPGGLAEMSLIALALGIDTAFVSTMHICRIMMIVVLGPSLFRIGARRSRETGR from the coding sequence TTGATCGGCGAGCGCCTGGCATCGGTTGACTGGCGTGGCCACGCGGTCGCGCTTGGCGTGGGCGCGTCCGGCGGGGCGCTGTTCTTCTGGCTGCAGATGCCGCTGGCCTGGATGCTGGGATCGATGATCTTCGTCTCCGCCGCCGCCATCGGCGGGCTGCGGCCGGCGCTGGACCGCCGTTTCCGCTCGGTCATGGTCAGCATACTGGGCGTCTTCCTGGGCAGCGCGTTCTCGCCGGAGGTGGCCGACCGCATGGGCCAGTGGGCGGCGGCCCTCGCCATCCTCGCCGGGTTCGTCGTGATCGGCAGCCTGCTCAGCTATGTCTTCCTGCGCCGCGTCGGGGGCTTCGATCCGATCACCGCCTATTTCTCGTCCACCCCCGGCGGTCTGGGGGAAATGGTTCTGGCCAGCGAGGAGATGGGCGGCGATTCGCGGAAGGTCTCGCTGGTCCACACCATCCGGGTCATTTCCATCATTCTGATCATCCCGTTCTGGTTCCGGCTGGTGCTGGGCGCCGATGTGCCCTCGATCATGCCCGAGACGCCGGGCGTCGATGCGGCGCCGGTGGACTGGCTGATCCTGGTGGCCTGCGCCGCGCTCGGCTGGCCGCTGGCCAGTCTCTGCCGCGTGCCGGCGGCAGCTCTGGTCGGACCCATGATTCTCTCCGCGCTGGTCCACCTTCTGGGCCTCACGGCGGTGACGCCGCCGCCGGTGCCGGTAGCCGCGGCGCAGCTCGTCCTTGGCGCGGCCGTGGGCAGCCGCTTCGTCGGCACGGCGTTTTCCATGATCTGGCGCGTTGCCCGCCTTGCGTTGGGAACCTCGGTCCTGCTGCTGGGGCTGGCGGTGCTGATCACGTTGGCAAGCGCGGACATGATCGGCATCCGGCCCGAGGCCATGATCCTGGTGCTGGCGCCCGGCGGGCTGGCGGAAATGTCGCTGATAGCCCTTGCGCTCGGCATCGATACGGCTTTTGTTTCGACCATGCACATCTGCCGGATCATGATGATCGTGGTCCTGGGGCCGTCGCTGTTCCGGATCGGCGCCCGCAGATCCCGGGAAACGGGTCGTTAA
- a CDS encoding DUF1178 family protein gives MISFDLRCSSDHVFEGWFGSSADFEDQSARGLVTCPVCGNGEVRKAPMAPNVASRKGAEEAPVDPRQMYVMLKKLRREVEKNADYVGPRFAEEARRIHYGESDPRGIYGESTAEEAEALREEGVEFARIPWVPDAEN, from the coding sequence ATGATCAGCTTCGATCTCAGGTGCAGTTCCGATCATGTCTTCGAGGGCTGGTTCGGCTCCAGCGCGGATTTCGAGGATCAGTCCGCGCGCGGCCTCGTCACTTGCCCCGTCTGCGGAAATGGCGAGGTGCGCAAGGCGCCGATGGCGCCCAATGTGGCCTCCCGCAAGGGCGCTGAGGAGGCGCCGGTCGATCCCCGGCAGATGTACGTCATGCTGAAGAAGCTGCGCCGCGAGGTGGAGAAGAACGCCGACTATGTCGGGCCGCGCTTCGCCGAGGAGGCGCGCCGCATCCACTATGGCGAGAGCGATCCGCGCGGAATCTACGGCGAAAGCACCGCCGAGGAAGCCGAGGCGCTGCGGGAGGAAGGCGTCGAATTCGCCCGGATACCCTGGGTCCCCGACGCCGAGAACTGA
- a CDS encoding VOC family protein: MSFGRIDHLAFITPDLDGTIRFYRDLLGMELSLGIGHDGFRHYFFRTGDNYVAFFAYEGASKMRKKFHGRRTKEPIGFDHVAFTVPTREEMFELKDRLEAAGLEVTGPIDHGAFWSIYFFDNNDIPLEFAWNLMEIVETPAVVDDDLPAIVLEGSGPQPGHWPTVSNPTPPEEMIASKAGNAYALRAELRKSGKGRLTPAGEIAIRQMEDPPSETEAAIGP; this comes from the coding sequence ATGTCATTCGGGCGCATCGATCATCTGGCCTTCATCACGCCGGACCTGGACGGCACCATCCGCTTCTACCGCGATCTGCTCGGCATGGAGCTGTCGCTGGGCATCGGTCATGACGGCTTCCGCCATTACTTCTTCCGGACCGGCGACAACTACGTCGCCTTCTTCGCCTATGAGGGCGCGTCGAAGATGAGGAAGAAGTTCCACGGCCGGCGCACGAAGGAGCCCATCGGCTTCGACCACGTGGCCTTCACCGTCCCGACGCGCGAAGAGATGTTCGAACTGAAGGACCGCCTGGAGGCCGCGGGGCTGGAGGTCACCGGTCCCATCGACCACGGCGCCTTCTGGTCGATCTACTTCTTCGACAACAACGACATCCCGCTGGAATTCGCCTGGAACCTGATGGAGATCGTGGAGACGCCGGCCGTGGTTGACGACGACCTGCCCGCGATCGTCCTGGAAGGCTCGGGTCCGCAGCCCGGTCACTGGCCGACGGTGTCGAACCCGACGCCGCCGGAGGAGATGATCGCGTCGAAGGCGGGCAACGCCTACGCCCTGCGCGCCGAACTCCGGAAGAGCGGAAAGGGCCGGCTCACCCCCGCCGGCGAGATTGCCATCCGGCAGATGGAGGATCCACCGTCGGAAACGGAAGCGGCGATCGGACCGTGA
- a CDS encoding NAD(P)/FAD-dependent oxidoreductase produces the protein MTRKKTYYEATAPGTPPRAALVGEVRADVCIVGGGFTGVGAALELAARGFGVRLLEAKRIGAGASGRNGGQINYGFSADVVSLAARLGIEPARALWAMAEEAVSLIDRRAAEHGIDCDLRRGFIYAAARASHMEPLRRERAVLAESFGYGHLELLDSAATAAATGSGIYHGGLRDQRSGHLHPLKYLLGLAAAAEARGAVLHEDSPATSVDGENGVVHTARGVVRASHVLVAANAYLDGLVPPLGSRAMPVGTWVVATRPLAAEERTGLLPGGECVCDTHVALDYYRFTADNRLLFGGGVSYRGRDGAEDGARLLGRRIARVYPGLAGIGIDHAWGGRVSITRNRLPDIGRIGRRLYYAQGFSGQGVALTGMAGQVIAEAIAGDAGRFDVFASVPHGLFPGGAALRQPLLALFRLWYRLRDRL, from the coding sequence ATGACACGTAAGAAGACATATTACGAGGCCACGGCGCCCGGCACGCCGCCGCGCGCGGCGCTGGTGGGCGAGGTGCGCGCAGACGTCTGCATCGTCGGCGGCGGCTTCACGGGGGTCGGAGCGGCTCTGGAGCTGGCCGCGCGCGGTTTCGGCGTTCGGCTGCTGGAGGCGAAACGCATCGGCGCCGGCGCCAGCGGACGCAATGGCGGTCAGATCAATTACGGGTTCTCCGCCGACGTGGTGTCGCTCGCCGCGCGCCTGGGCATCGAACCCGCCCGCGCGCTCTGGGCGATGGCCGAGGAGGCGGTGAGCCTGATCGACCGGCGCGCGGCGGAACACGGCATCGACTGCGATCTGCGCCGGGGTTTCATCTACGCGGCCGCCAGGGCCAGTCACATGGAGCCCCTGCGCCGTGAACGCGCGGTGCTCGCGGAGAGTTTCGGCTACGGCCATCTGGAACTTCTGGATTCCGCAGCCACAGCGGCCGCCACAGGTAGCGGCATCTATCACGGCGGTCTGCGCGACCAGCGTTCGGGCCATCTGCATCCGTTGAAGTACCTCCTGGGTCTCGCCGCTGCGGCGGAAGCCCGTGGCGCGGTCCTGCACGAGGATTCGCCGGCGACCTCGGTCGATGGGGAGAATGGCGTCGTCCATACGGCCCGAGGGGTCGTCAGGGCGTCCCACGTGCTGGTCGCAGCCAACGCCTATCTCGACGGCCTGGTGCCGCCGCTCGGCTCCCGCGCCATGCCGGTCGGCACCTGGGTTGTCGCCACGCGTCCGCTGGCGGCTGAGGAGCGCACGGGGCTGCTGCCCGGCGGCGAGTGCGTCTGCGACACCCACGTCGCCCTCGACTATTACCGCTTCACTGCCGACAACCGTCTGCTTTTCGGCGGCGGCGTCAGCTATCGCGGACGGGACGGCGCCGAGGACGGCGCGCGGCTGCTCGGCCGGCGGATCGCGCGGGTCTATCCGGGGCTCGCCGGCATCGGCATCGACCACGCCTGGGGCGGGCGGGTCTCGATCACCCGCAACCGGTTGCCGGACATCGGCCGTATCGGCAGGCGTCTCTACTACGCGCAGGGCTTCTCGGGTCAGGGCGTGGCGCTGACCGGCATGGCGGGGCAGGTGATCGCAGAGGCCATCGCCGGCGATGCCGGCCGCTTCGATGTCTTCGCTTCGGTTCCCCATGGCCTGTTTCCCGGCGGCGCGGCGCTGCGTCAGCCGCTGCTGGCGCTGTTCCGGCTCTGGTACAGGTTGCGTGACCGTCTCTGA
- a CDS encoding MATE family efflux transporter, producing the protein MSAGERPSLGRVWILAWPIILSNVTTPLLGMVDTAVVGHLPGPEHIGGVAIGALVFTSVFWLFSFLRMGTSGFAAQAAGAEDAPEIAAVLGRAILLAAGLGLILLALQAPIWWAARDLFDASAAVQTLAGEYFFVRIWCAPATLMNYALLGWFIGLQHTRVALLIQIWLNGVNIVLDLVFVVGLEMGVPGVAWATLAGEWSAAVLGLLVAGRMVRRRGAALNLPRILDIGRLKRFFRANVDIMIRTACLIFSFAFFTREAAQFGDLALAANAVLLQMVHMTAYGLDGFAFAAEALVGAAIGRRSHAALRGAVVASTIWAGIVAVAIALVYLAAGDLIIALMTDQEAVRATAGAYLPWVALYPVVAIWCFQLDGVFIGATQTADMRNAMLASLAIYMAAALTLPAMWGNHGLWAALTVLNLARGATLAALYPRVERRTAPAVSPGA; encoded by the coding sequence ATGAGCGCCGGCGAGCGGCCGTCGCTGGGCCGGGTCTGGATCCTGGCCTGGCCGATCATCCTGTCCAACGTCACCACGCCTCTTCTCGGCATGGTGGACACCGCGGTGGTGGGCCACCTGCCCGGCCCCGAGCACATCGGCGGCGTCGCCATCGGCGCGCTGGTCTTCACCTCGGTGTTCTGGCTGTTCAGTTTTCTCAGGATGGGGACCAGCGGCTTCGCGGCGCAGGCCGCCGGCGCCGAAGACGCGCCCGAGATCGCGGCGGTGCTGGGCCGCGCCATCCTGCTGGCCGCCGGCCTGGGTCTGATCCTGCTGGCGCTGCAGGCGCCGATCTGGTGGGCGGCGCGCGATTTGTTCGACGCCAGCGCCGCGGTGCAGACGCTCGCCGGCGAATATTTCTTCGTCCGCATCTGGTGCGCGCCGGCGACCCTGATGAACTACGCCCTGCTGGGCTGGTTCATCGGTCTGCAGCACACGCGCGTGGCGCTGCTCATCCAGATCTGGCTGAACGGCGTCAACATCGTCCTCGACCTGGTCTTCGTCGTCGGCCTCGAAATGGGCGTGCCCGGCGTCGCCTGGGCGACGCTGGCCGGCGAATGGTCAGCCGCGGTCCTGGGCCTGCTCGTCGCCGGCCGGATGGTCCGGCGGCGCGGCGCGGCGCTCAATCTGCCAAGAATCCTCGACATCGGCCGGCTCAAGCGCTTCTTCCGCGCCAATGTGGACATCATGATCCGGACCGCGTGCCTGATCTTCTCCTTCGCCTTCTTCACACGGGAAGCGGCTCAGTTCGGCGACCTGGCGCTGGCGGCCAATGCGGTGCTGCTGCAGATGGTCCACATGACCGCCTATGGTCTGGACGGTTTCGCCTTCGCCGCAGAGGCGCTGGTCGGCGCCGCGATCGGCCGGCGCAGCCACGCGGCGCTGCGCGGCGCGGTCGTGGCGAGCACGATCTGGGCGGGAATCGTCGCCGTCGCCATCGCGCTGGTCTATCTCGCCGCAGGCGACCTCATCATCGCTCTGATGACCGATCAGGAGGCGGTGCGCGCGACGGCCGGCGCCTATCTGCCATGGGTGGCGCTCTACCCGGTGGTGGCGATCTGGTGCTTTCAGCTCGACGGCGTCTTCATCGGCGCCACCCAGACCGCCGACATGCGCAACGCGATGCTGGCCAGCCTGGCGATCTACATGGCCGCGGCGCTCACCTTGCCGGCGATGTGGGGCAATCACGGGCTGTGGGCCGCGCTGACGGTGCTGAACCTGGCGCGCGGCGCCACCCTGGCGGCGCTCTATCCCAGGGTCGAGCGGCGGACGGCGCCGGCGGTCAGTCCAGGGGCTTGA